One part of the Methylobacterium mesophilicum SR1.6/6 genome encodes these proteins:
- the rpoB gene encoding DNA-directed RNA polymerase subunit beta, which produces MANTLVGRKRIRKFFGKIKEVAEMPNLIEVQKASYDQFLMVDEPEGGRADEGLQSVFKSVFPISDFASTALLEFVRYTFEAPKYDVDECRQRGITFAAPLKVTLRLIVFDVDPDTQAKSVKDIKEQDVYMGDMPLMTENGTFIVNGTERVIVSQMHRSPGVFFDHDKGKTHSSGKLLFAARIIPYRGSWLDVEFDAKDIVHVRIDRKRKLPATSLLYALGLDGEEILSTFYNKVVYDRDGADWRVPFDAERMKGMKATVDLIDADSGEVVLEAGKKLNARNARQITEKGTKFLKATDEDLVGQYIAEDLVNTQTGEIWAEAGEEITEKLLKSLEDVGTAELPVLDIDHVNVGPYIRNTLAVDKNSGREGALFDIYRVMRPGEPPTLDTAEAMFHSLFFDSERYDLSAVGRVKMNMRLDLDAADTVRTLRKEDMLAVVKALVELRDGKGEVDDIDHLGNRRVRSVGELMENQYRLGLLRMERAIRERMSQVDIDTVMPQDLINAKPAAAAVREFFGSSQLSQFMDQTNPLSEVTHKRRLSALGPGGLTRERAGFEVRDVHPTHYGRICPIETPEGPNIGLINSLATFARVNKYGFIETPFRRVRDGVVTDEVAYLSAMEEAKYYVAQANAQMDEARKLTEDLVVCRRAGEVIVVGPERVDLMDVSPKQLVSVAAALIPFLENDDANRALMGSNMQRQAVPLVRADAPFVGTGMEAVVARDSGAAIAARRAGIIDQVDATRIVIRATEEADANKPGVDIYRLQKFQRSNQSTCITQKPLVRVGEFVKKGEIIADGPSTEFGELALGRNVLVAFMPWNGYNFEDSILLSERIVKDDVFTSIHIEEFEVMARDTKLGPEEITRDIPNVSEEALKNLDEAGIVYIGAEVNAGDILVGKITPKGESPMTPEEKLLRAIFGEKASDVRDTSLRVPPGVTGTIVEVRVFNRHGVDKDERAQAIEREEIERLAKDRDDEQAILDRNTYARLADVLIGQAPVAGPKGFKKDTTLTRELINDYPRSQWWQFAVIDDRLMTEMEAMQKQYDESKKRLEQRFLDKVEKLQRGDELPPGVMKMVKVFVAVKRKIQPGDKMAGRHGNKGVVSRIVPIEDMPFLEDGTHADIVLNPLGVPSRMNVGQILETHLGWAAAGLGRKVSKAVDAYLKSQDIAPLREEMKAIYSPGELDGLTDEELAEAGNNVRRGVPMATPVFNGAKEADIEQMLEMAGLDRSAQSTLYDGRTGEPFDRKVTMGYIYMLKLHHLVDDKIHARSIGPYSLVTQQPLGGKAQFGGQRFGEMEVWALEAYGAAYTLQEMLTVKSDDVAGRTKVYEAIVRGDDTFEAGIPESFNVLVKEMRSLGLNVELTSSKKAANDQLEPPADAAE; this is translated from the coding sequence ATGGCCAACACGCTGGTCGGTCGCAAGCGCATTCGGAAGTTCTTCGGCAAGATCAAGGAAGTTGCCGAGATGCCGAACCTCATCGAGGTTCAGAAGGCGTCCTACGACCAGTTCCTGATGGTCGACGAGCCCGAGGGCGGGCGCGCCGACGAGGGGCTGCAGAGCGTGTTCAAGTCGGTGTTCCCGATCTCCGACTTCGCCTCCACGGCGCTGCTCGAGTTCGTACGCTACACCTTCGAGGCCCCGAAGTACGACGTCGACGAGTGCCGCCAGCGCGGCATCACCTTCGCGGCCCCGCTGAAGGTCACCCTGCGCCTCATCGTGTTCGACGTCGATCCCGACACCCAGGCCAAGTCGGTCAAGGACATCAAGGAGCAGGACGTCTACATGGGCGACATGCCCCTGATGACGGAGAACGGCACCTTCATCGTCAACGGCACCGAGCGCGTCATCGTCTCGCAGATGCACCGCTCGCCGGGCGTGTTCTTCGACCACGACAAGGGCAAGACCCATTCGTCGGGCAAGCTCCTGTTCGCCGCCCGCATCATCCCGTACCGGGGCTCCTGGCTCGACGTCGAGTTCGACGCCAAGGACATCGTGCACGTCCGCATCGACCGGAAGCGCAAGCTGCCGGCGACGTCGCTGCTCTATGCCCTGGGGCTCGACGGTGAGGAAATCCTGTCGACCTTCTACAACAAGGTCGTCTACGACCGCGACGGTGCCGACTGGCGCGTGCCCTTCGACGCCGAGCGCATGAAGGGCATGAAGGCCACGGTCGACCTAATCGACGCCGATTCCGGCGAGGTCGTCTTGGAGGCCGGCAAGAAGCTCAACGCCCGCAACGCCCGCCAGATCACCGAGAAGGGCACCAAGTTCCTCAAGGCGACCGACGAGGATCTCGTCGGCCAGTACATCGCCGAGGATCTGGTCAACACCCAGACCGGCGAGATCTGGGCCGAGGCCGGCGAGGAGATCACCGAGAAGCTCCTGAAGAGCCTGGAGGATGTCGGCACCGCCGAGCTGCCGGTGCTCGACATCGACCACGTCAATGTCGGTCCCTACATCCGCAACACGCTGGCGGTGGACAAGAATTCCGGCCGCGAAGGCGCGCTGTTCGACATCTACCGGGTCATGCGCCCGGGCGAGCCGCCGACCCTCGACACCGCCGAGGCGATGTTCCACTCGCTGTTCTTCGATTCCGAGCGCTACGACCTCTCGGCGGTCGGCCGCGTGAAGATGAACATGCGGCTCGACCTCGACGCCGCCGACACGGTCCGCACGCTCCGCAAGGAGGACATGCTGGCGGTGGTCAAGGCGCTGGTCGAGCTGCGCGACGGCAAGGGCGAGGTCGACGACATCGACCACCTCGGCAACCGCCGCGTCCGCTCGGTGGGCGAGCTCATGGAGAACCAGTACCGCCTGGGCCTCCTGCGCATGGAGCGCGCCATCCGCGAGCGCATGAGCCAGGTCGATATCGACACGGTCATGCCGCAGGACCTGATCAACGCGAAGCCGGCGGCCGCGGCCGTGCGCGAGTTCTTCGGCTCGTCGCAGCTGTCGCAGTTCATGGACCAGACCAACCCGCTCTCCGAGGTGACGCACAAGCGCCGCCTCTCGGCGCTTGGCCCGGGCGGTCTGACGCGCGAACGCGCCGGCTTCGAGGTGCGCGACGTGCACCCGACCCACTACGGCCGCATCTGCCCGATCGAGACGCCGGAAGGCCCGAACATCGGCCTGATCAACTCGCTCGCCACCTTCGCGCGGGTGAACAAGTACGGCTTCATCGAGACCCCGTTCCGCCGCGTGCGCGACGGCGTGGTCACCGACGAGGTCGCCTACCTCTCCGCCATGGAGGAGGCGAAGTACTACGTCGCCCAGGCGAACGCACAGATGGACGAGGCCCGCAAGCTCACGGAGGACCTCGTGGTCTGCCGCCGGGCCGGCGAGGTGATCGTCGTGGGTCCTGAGCGCGTCGACCTTATGGACGTGTCGCCGAAGCAGCTCGTCTCGGTGGCCGCGGCGCTGATCCCGTTCCTGGAGAACGACGACGCCAACCGCGCGCTCATGGGCTCGAACATGCAGCGCCAGGCGGTGCCGCTGGTCCGCGCCGACGCCCCGTTCGTGGGCACCGGCATGGAGGCGGTGGTCGCCCGGGATTCCGGCGCCGCCATCGCGGCCCGCCGCGCCGGCATCATCGACCAGGTGGACGCCACCCGTATCGTCATCCGCGCCACGGAAGAGGCCGACGCCAACAAGCCGGGCGTCGACATCTACCGGCTGCAGAAGTTCCAGCGCTCCAACCAGTCGACCTGCATCACGCAGAAGCCTCTGGTCCGCGTCGGCGAGTTCGTGAAGAAGGGCGAGATCATCGCCGACGGACCCTCGACCGAGTTCGGCGAGCTGGCGCTGGGCCGGAACGTGCTCGTCGCGTTCATGCCGTGGAACGGCTACAACTTCGAGGACTCGATTCTGCTCTCCGAGCGGATCGTGAAGGATGACGTGTTCACCTCGATCCACATCGAGGAGTTCGAGGTGATGGCCCGCGACACCAAGCTCGGGCCTGAGGAGATCACCCGCGACATCCCGAACGTTTCGGAAGAAGCGCTCAAGAACCTCGACGAGGCCGGCATCGTCTATATCGGCGCCGAGGTGAACGCGGGCGACATCCTCGTCGGCAAGATCACCCCGAAGGGCGAGAGCCCGATGACGCCGGAGGAGAAGCTGCTCCGCGCCATCTTCGGCGAGAAGGCCTCGGACGTGCGCGACACCTCGCTGCGGGTGCCGCCGGGCGTCACCGGCACCATCGTGGAAGTCCGCGTGTTCAACCGCCACGGCGTCGACAAGGACGAGCGCGCCCAGGCGATCGAGCGCGAGGAGATCGAGCGGCTCGCCAAGGACCGCGACGACGAGCAGGCGATCCTCGACCGCAACACCTACGCCCGCCTCGCGGACGTGCTGATCGGTCAGGCGCCGGTGGCCGGCCCGAAGGGCTTCAAGAAGGACACCACGCTCACCCGCGAGCTGATCAACGACTACCCGCGCTCGCAATGGTGGCAGTTCGCCGTCATCGACGACCGTCTCATGACCGAGATGGAGGCGATGCAGAAGCAGTACGACGAGTCGAAGAAGCGCCTCGAGCAGCGCTTCCTCGACAAGGTCGAGAAGCTGCAGCGCGGCGACGAGCTGCCCCCCGGCGTCATGAAGATGGTCAAGGTCTTCGTGGCGGTGAAGCGCAAGATCCAGCCGGGCGACAAGATGGCCGGCCGTCACGGCAACAAGGGTGTCGTGTCGCGGATCGTGCCGATCGAGGACATGCCGTTCCTGGAGGACGGGACGCATGCCGACATCGTGCTCAACCCGCTGGGCGTGCCCTCGCGCATGAATGTCGGCCAGATCCTGGAGACGCACCTGGGCTGGGCGGCTGCGGGCCTGGGTCGCAAGGTGTCGAAGGCGGTGGATGCCTATCTGAAGTCGCAGGACATCGCGCCGCTGCGGGAGGAGATGAAGGCGATCTACTCCCCCGGCGAGCTCGACGGCCTGACGGACGAGGAGCTGGCCGAGGCCGGCAACAACGTCCGCCGCGGCGTGCCGATGGCCACTCCGGTGTTCAACGGCGCCAAGGAGGCCGACATCGAGCAGATGCTGGAGATGGCCGGTCTCGACCGCTCGGCGCAGTCGACGCTCTATGACGGGCGCACCGGCGAGCCCTTCGACCGCAAGGTGACGATGGGCTACATCTACATGCTGAAGCTGCACCACCTCGTGGACGACAAGATCCACGCCCGGTCGATCGGCCCGTACTCGCTCGTCACCCAGCAGCCGCTGGGCGGCAAGGCGCAGTTCGGCGGTCAGCGCTTCGGCGAGATGGAGGTCTGGGCGCTGGAGGCCTACGGCGCGGCCTACACGCTGCAGGAGATGCTCACGGTGAAGTCGGACGACGTGGCCGGCCGCACCAAGGTCTACGAGGCGATCGTCCGCGGCGACGACACCTTCGAGGCCGGCATCCCCGAGTCGTTCAACGTGCTCGTCAAGGAGATGCGCTCCCTCGGCCTCAACGTCGAGCTGACGTCCTCCAAGAAGGCCGCCAACGACCAGCTTGAGCCCCCGGCCGACGCGGCCGAGTAA
- a CDS encoding cell wall hydrolase yields the protein MVGLGLLVSFTADAGTENAIGSSRLGVIDADTVPPLPPGTLLIGSALRRLGDEPPQAVFKTGAHVFPMVQRSGKGNPARPPAESFARRAANLREAGGALVFGDVTGSVTGVLTQGSAVWDPDSEPDAAFVPVPDLGLTTGAGTAASTGEGTADLTVDGDPARFDGSTPPVPRAVALSSTTPAPADAIPVEVAAASLALPDFAIRTERPDGAQPVPEDARRRYADLIDPNSLDKEQRCLSEAVYFEARSEPEAGQAAVAQVVLNRVKSGLYPSNVCGVVYQNRHHYMGCQFSFACEGKSLRITDAGAWETATRIARSVIEGRTYLAEVGAATHYHADYVRPGWARRLRKMDVIGRHIFYQLKAGQT from the coding sequence ATGGTCGGGCTCGGCCTCCTGGTGTCGTTCACGGCCGATGCCGGCACGGAGAACGCCATCGGATCGAGCCGTCTCGGCGTGATCGACGCCGACACCGTGCCGCCGCTGCCACCCGGCACCCTGCTGATCGGCTCGGCCCTGCGTCGGCTCGGCGACGAGCCGCCTCAGGCGGTGTTCAAAACCGGCGCGCATGTCTTCCCGATGGTCCAGCGGAGCGGCAAGGGTAATCCGGCCCGGCCGCCCGCGGAGAGCTTCGCCCGTCGGGCCGCGAACCTGCGGGAAGCAGGCGGCGCCCTCGTGTTCGGCGACGTCACCGGCAGCGTCACGGGTGTGCTGACGCAAGGCTCCGCGGTCTGGGATCCGGATTCCGAGCCGGACGCCGCCTTCGTTCCCGTGCCCGATCTCGGCCTGACCACCGGTGCCGGCACCGCCGCCTCGACGGGCGAGGGCACGGCCGATCTCACCGTTGACGGCGACCCCGCGCGCTTCGACGGATCGACCCCGCCCGTGCCGCGTGCCGTTGCCCTGTCCTCCACCACCCCGGCACCCGCGGACGCGATCCCCGTCGAGGTCGCGGCGGCGAGCCTCGCCCTGCCCGATTTCGCGATCCGCACCGAGCGCCCGGACGGTGCCCAGCCGGTCCCGGAAGATGCGCGGCGGCGCTACGCCGACCTGATCGACCCGAACTCCCTCGACAAGGAGCAGCGCTGCCTGTCCGAAGCTGTGTATTTCGAGGCCCGGAGCGAGCCGGAGGCCGGCCAAGCCGCCGTCGCGCAGGTGGTGCTCAACCGCGTGAAGAGTGGCCTCTACCCGAGCAACGTCTGCGGCGTCGTCTACCAGAACCGGCACCACTACATGGGCTGCCAGTTCTCGTTCGCCTGCGAGGGCAAGTCGCTGCGCATCACCGATGCCGGCGCCTGGGAGACCGCGACCCGCATCGCTCGCTCGGTCATCGAGGGACGCACCTACCTCGCCGAGGTCGGCGCGGCGACCCACTACCATGCCGACTACGTACGGCCCGGCTGGGCTCGCCGCCTGCGCAAGATGGACGTGATCGGGCGCCACATCTTCTATCAGCTCAAGGCAGGGCAGACGTGA
- the rpoC gene encoding DNA-directed RNA polymerase subunit beta', whose translation MNQEVMNLFNQQATPVSFDQIKISISSPEKILSWSYGEIKKPETINYRTFKPERDGLFCARIFGPIKDYECLCGKYKRMKYKGVICEKCGVEVTLARVRRDRMGHIELAAPVAHIWFLKSLPSRIGLLLDMALKDLERILYFESYCVIEPGLTPLKERQLLTEEEYLRAQEEYGEDSFTAMIGAEAIRRILQELDLDKIANDLREEIAVTTSELKPKKLLKRLKIIEAFQQSGNRPEWMILTVVPVIPPDLRPLVPLDGGRFATSDLNDLYRRVINRNNRLKRLIELRAPDIIIRNEKRMLQEAVDALFDNGRRGRVITGANKRPLKSLADMLKGKQGRFRQNLLGKRVDYSGRSVIVVGPELKLHQCGLPKKMALELFKPFIYARLDAKGFSATVKQAKKLVEKEKPEVWDILDEVIREHPVMLNRAPTLHRLGIQAFEPKLIEGKAIQLHPLVCAAFNADFDGDQMAVHVPLSLEAQLEARVLMMSTNNILHPANGQPIIVPSQDIVLGLYYLSIVAEGAPGEFKAGNAKNPMQGVYGDMGELEHALAAKAVSLHSKIKWRWTGIGPDGEPLTKTYETTPGRVILSGALPKHRKVPFDVVNKLMTKKEISAMIDTVYRHCGQKESVIFCDRIMALGFTHAFKAGISFGKDDMVVPENKWSIVDTTRALVKDYEQQYNDGLITQGEKYNKVVDAWAKCSDKLAAEMMGRISAVQKDDKGADKQVNSIYMMSHSGARGSPAQMKQLAAMRGLMAKPSGEIIETPIISNFKEGLDVLEYFNSTHGARKGLADTALKTANSGYLTRRLVDVAQDAVIREVDCGTTSGIKMRAIVDAGQVVATLATRILGRATAEDLVAADGTVIVKTGETIEERHLPAINAAGIQEVKIRSVLVCATKSGVCATCYGRDLARGTPVNMGEAVGVIAAQSIGEPGTQLTMRTFHIGGAAQIADSSFIESSFEGTIKIRNRAIAKNTDGDLIATGRNVAVVIVGPDGVERAVHRLQYGAKLRVDEGDKIKRGQRIAEWDPYTRPILTEVDGIVAYEDLVDGQSMTETTDESTGIAKRVVVDWRGSARTSDLKPAMVVVDKDGKALKLPRGSDARYFLPVDAIIGFDPGATVKAGDILARVSTDSAKTRDITGGLPRVAELFEARRPKDAAIIAEKSGTIAFGRDYKNKRRLTLTPHDGSEAVEYLIPKGKHIHLQDGDVVELGDYIVDGNPAPHDILAIKGVEELAAYLVNEIQEVYRLQGVSINDKHIEVIVRQMLQKVEVTDGGDSDILSGDQIDRTELTDFNEKLLAEGKKPIQGVPVLLGITKASLQTKSFISAASFQETTRVLTEAAVNGKVDTLEGLKENVIVGSLIPAGTGSMVADIRAIARRRDAMILQQKQTESGAVPVEELPPAAE comes from the coding sequence ATGAACCAAGAGGTCATGAACCTTTTCAACCAGCAGGCCACGCCGGTCAGCTTCGACCAGATCAAGATCTCGATCTCGTCCCCGGAGAAGATCCTCTCCTGGTCGTACGGCGAGATCAAGAAGCCCGAGACCATCAACTACCGGACCTTCAAGCCCGAGCGCGACGGCCTGTTCTGTGCGCGCATCTTCGGGCCGATCAAGGACTACGAGTGCTTGTGCGGCAAGTACAAGCGCATGAAGTACAAGGGCGTCATCTGCGAGAAGTGCGGCGTCGAGGTCACCCTCGCGCGCGTCCGGCGCGACCGCATGGGCCACATCGAGCTGGCCGCCCCCGTCGCCCACATCTGGTTCCTGAAGTCGCTGCCGAGCCGCATCGGCCTGCTGCTCGACATGGCGCTCAAGGACCTTGAGCGGATCCTGTACTTCGAGTCGTACTGCGTCATCGAGCCGGGCCTCACCCCCCTGAAGGAGCGTCAGCTCCTGACGGAGGAGGAGTACCTGCGCGCCCAGGAGGAGTACGGCGAGGACTCGTTCACCGCCATGATCGGCGCCGAGGCCATCCGGCGCATCCTGCAGGAACTCGACCTCGACAAGATCGCCAACGATCTGCGCGAGGAGATCGCCGTCACCACCTCGGAGCTGAAGCCCAAGAAGCTGCTGAAGCGCCTCAAGATCATCGAGGCGTTCCAGCAGTCCGGCAACCGCCCCGAGTGGATGATCCTCACGGTCGTGCCGGTGATCCCGCCGGACCTGCGCCCGCTGGTCCCGCTCGACGGCGGCCGGTTCGCAACCTCCGACCTGAACGACCTGTACCGCCGCGTCATCAACCGTAACAACCGCCTGAAGCGGCTGATCGAGCTGCGCGCGCCCGACATCATCATCCGCAACGAGAAGCGGATGCTGCAGGAGGCCGTCGACGCGCTGTTCGACAACGGCCGCCGCGGCCGCGTCATCACGGGTGCCAACAAGCGCCCGCTGAAGTCGCTCGCCGACATGCTGAAGGGCAAGCAGGGCCGGTTCCGCCAGAACCTGCTCGGCAAGCGCGTCGACTACTCGGGCCGCTCGGTCATCGTGGTCGGTCCGGAGCTGAAGCTGCACCAGTGTGGCTTGCCCAAGAAGATGGCGCTGGAGCTGTTCAAGCCGTTCATCTACGCGCGCCTCGACGCCAAGGGTTTTTCCGCGACCGTCAAGCAGGCCAAGAAGCTCGTCGAGAAGGAGAAGCCGGAGGTTTGGGACATCCTCGATGAGGTGATCCGCGAGCACCCGGTGATGCTGAACCGCGCGCCGACGCTCCACCGCCTGGGCATCCAGGCGTTCGAGCCGAAGCTGATCGAGGGCAAGGCGATCCAGCTGCATCCGCTGGTCTGCGCCGCGTTCAACGCCGATTTCGACGGCGATCAGATGGCCGTGCACGTGCCCCTGTCGCTCGAGGCGCAGCTGGAAGCGCGCGTCCTCATGATGTCGACCAACAACATCCTGCACCCGGCCAACGGTCAGCCGATCATCGTGCCGTCGCAGGATATCGTGCTCGGCCTCTACTACCTGTCGATCGTGGCCGAGGGCGCGCCGGGCGAGTTCAAGGCCGGCAACGCCAAGAACCCGATGCAGGGCGTCTACGGCGACATGGGCGAGCTGGAGCATGCCCTGGCCGCCAAGGCCGTGTCGCTGCACTCGAAGATCAAGTGGCGCTGGACCGGCATCGGCCCGGACGGCGAGCCCCTGACCAAGACCTACGAGACCACCCCGGGCCGGGTGATCCTGTCCGGCGCCCTGCCCAAGCACCGGAAGGTGCCCTTCGACGTCGTCAACAAGCTGATGACCAAGAAGGAGATCTCGGCGATGATCGACACCGTCTACCGCCACTGCGGTCAGAAGGAGTCGGTGATCTTCTGCGACCGGATCATGGCGCTGGGCTTCACCCACGCGTTCAAGGCCGGCATCTCGTTCGGCAAGGACGACATGGTCGTGCCGGAGAACAAGTGGTCGATCGTGGACACGACCCGCGCGCTCGTGAAGGATTACGAGCAGCAGTACAACGACGGCCTGATCACCCAGGGCGAGAAGTACAACAAGGTCGTCGATGCCTGGGCCAAGTGCTCGGACAAGCTGGCCGCCGAGATGATGGGCCGCATCTCGGCCGTCCAGAAGGACGACAAGGGTGCGGACAAGCAGGTCAACTCGATCTACATGATGAGCCACTCGGGTGCCCGTGGCTCGCCTGCCCAGATGAAGCAGCTCGCGGCGATGCGCGGCCTCATGGCCAAGCCGTCGGGCGAGATTATCGAGACCCCGATCATCTCGAACTTCAAGGAAGGCCTGGACGTGCTGGAGTACTTCAACTCCACGCACGGTGCCCGTAAGGGCCTGGCCGACACCGCCCTGAAGACCGCCAACTCCGGCTACCTGACCCGCCGCCTCGTCGACGTGGCCCAGGACGCGGTGATCCGCGAGGTGGATTGCGGCACGACGAGCGGCATCAAGATGCGCGCCATCGTGGATGCCGGCCAGGTCGTGGCGACGCTGGCCACCCGCATCCTCGGCCGCGCCACAGCGGAGGATCTCGTGGCCGCGGACGGCACGGTGATCGTCAAGACCGGCGAGACCATCGAGGAGCGGCACCTGCCGGCGATCAACGCCGCCGGCATCCAGGAGGTGAAGATCCGCTCGGTGCTGGTCTGCGCCACCAAGAGCGGCGTCTGCGCCACCTGCTACGGGCGCGACCTCGCCCGCGGCACGCCCGTCAACATGGGCGAGGCCGTCGGCGTCATCGCGGCGCAGTCGATCGGCGAGCCGGGCACGCAGCTCACGATGCGCACGTTCCACATCGGTGGTGCGGCCCAGATCGCCGACTCGTCGTTCATCGAGTCGAGCTTCGAGGGCACGATCAAGATCCGCAACCGGGCGATCGCCAAGAACACGGACGGGGACCTGATCGCCACCGGCCGCAACGTGGCGGTGGTCATCGTCGGGCCCGACGGGGTCGAGCGGGCGGTTCACCGCCTGCAATACGGCGCCAAGCTCCGCGTCGACGAGGGTGACAAGATCAAGCGCGGGCAGCGGATCGCCGAGTGGGATCCCTACACCCGTCCGATCCTCACCGAGGTCGACGGCATCGTGGCCTACGAGGATCTGGTCGACGGCCAGTCCATGACCGAGACCACCGACGAGTCGACCGGCATCGCCAAGCGCGTGGTCGTCGACTGGCGCGGCTCGGCCCGGACCTCGGACCTGAAGCCCGCGATGGTCGTGGTCGACAAGGACGGCAAGGCGCTCAAGCTGCCCCGCGGCTCGGACGCCCGCTACTTCCTGCCGGTCGACGCCATCATCGGCTTCGACCCCGGCGCGACGGTCAAGGCCGGCGACATCCTCGCCCGCGTCTCGACCGACTCGGCCAAGACCCGCGACATCACCGGCGGTCTGCCGCGGGTGGCGGAGCTGTTCGAGGCCCGGCGCCCGAAGGACGCGGCGATCATCGCCGAGAAGTCGGGCACCATCGCGTTCGGCCGCGACTACAAGAACAAGCGCCGGCTCACGCTGACGCCGCACGACGGCTCGGAGGCGGTCGAGTACCTGATCCCGAAGGGCAAGCACATCCACCTGCAGGACGGCGACGTGGTGGAACTCGGCGACTACATCGTCGACGGAAACCCGGCCCCGCACGACATCCTGGCGATCAAGGGCGTGGAGGAACTCGCGGCCTACCTCGTCAACGAGATCCAGGAAGTCTACCGGCTGCAGGGCGTGTCGATCAACGACAAGCACATCGAGGTGATCGTCCGTCAGATGCTGCAGAAGGTCGAGGTGACCGACGGCGGCGACTCGGACATCCTCTCGGGTGACCAGATCGATCGCACCGAGCTGACCGACTTCAACGAGAAGCTGCTTGCCGAGGGCAAGAAGCCGATCCAGGGCGTTCCGGTCCTGCTCGGCATCACCAAGGCGTCGCTGCAGACCAAGTCGTTCATCTCGGCGGCCTCGTTCCAGGAGACCACCCGCGTCCTCACGGAGGCGGCGGTCAACGGCAAGGTCGACACCCTGGAAGGCCTGAAGGAGAACGTCATCGTCGGCTCGCTCATCCCGGCCGGCACCGGCTCGATGGTGGCGGACATCCGCGCCATCGCCCGCCGCCGCGACGCGATGATCCTGCAGCAGAAGCAGACCGAGAGCGGCGCGGTGCCGGTCGAGGAGCTTCCGCCCGCCGCCGAGTGA